The Pseudomonas eucalypticola genome has a window encoding:
- a CDS encoding MFS transporter encodes MTSKTVTHAATQGSSPLTLLLAVTCALAVATVYVAQPLLDSMALSLGVSPAMIGIVVTVTQVGYAAGLLFIVPLGDLLNRKAMVLGQLLLSAAALVAASMAQHWWALMGAMGVVGLMAVVVQVLVAYAAVLAPPHRRGQAVGTVTSGVVIGILLARLVSGSVADLAGWRMVYLMAAGLMLVMAGVVWRAVPDTGEPRAGQRYSALLRSMFALYATEPVLRRRGGFALLIFAAFSVLWTAMVLPLSAPPLSLSHAHIGLFGLAGIAGALAAARAGRWADEGKGSRTTGSALGLLVVSWLPIALAHRSLLALALGVAMLDFAVQAVHVTNQSLILAARPDAQSRMVGAYMCCYSAGSGLGAVAATQAYAHGGWLAVCLLGAGISAVAWCVWWLNRATGTVAPNPSFKE; translated from the coding sequence ATGACATCAAAGACTGTTACCCATGCAGCGACTCAGGGCTCGTCGCCCCTGACTCTGCTGTTAGCCGTGACCTGCGCGCTGGCGGTGGCCACTGTGTACGTCGCTCAACCGCTGCTCGACTCCATGGCCCTCAGCCTGGGCGTCTCCCCAGCCATGATTGGTATCGTGGTCACGGTCACTCAGGTGGGGTACGCGGCAGGTCTGTTGTTCATCGTGCCGTTGGGAGACCTGCTCAACCGCAAGGCCATGGTGCTCGGCCAATTGCTCCTGTCTGCGGCGGCTCTTGTGGCGGCCAGCATGGCGCAGCACTGGTGGGCGTTGATGGGTGCGATGGGTGTGGTGGGCTTGATGGCGGTGGTGGTCCAAGTGCTGGTGGCCTATGCGGCTGTGCTCGCGCCGCCTCACCGACGGGGCCAGGCGGTAGGCACCGTGACCAGCGGCGTGGTGATAGGCATTTTGCTGGCGCGACTGGTCAGCGGGTCAGTCGCCGACCTGGCGGGGTGGCGGATGGTGTACCTGATGGCTGCAGGGCTGATGCTGGTCATGGCGGGCGTAGTGTGGCGTGCTGTACCTGACACGGGCGAACCGCGCGCGGGCCAGCGCTACAGCGCTTTGTTGCGGTCGATGTTCGCGCTGTATGCCACCGAACCGGTGCTGCGGCGCCGGGGCGGGTTCGCGTTGCTGATCTTCGCTGCGTTCAGTGTGTTGTGGACTGCCATGGTGTTGCCCCTGAGCGCGCCGCCGCTGTCGCTCTCCCATGCCCACATCGGCCTGTTCGGCCTGGCGGGTATTGCCGGTGCGTTGGCGGCGGCCCGCGCCGGGCGCTGGGCGGATGAGGGCAAGGGAAGCAGAACCACGGGGTCTGCGTTGGGCTTGCTAGTGGTGTCCTGGTTGCCTATCGCCTTGGCGCACCGCTCGCTGCTGGCCCTGGCGCTGGGCGTGGCCATGCTCGACTTTGCCGTGCAGGCAGTACATGTCACCAATCAGAGCCTGATCCTGGCGGCGCGGCCGGATGCGCAAAGCCGGATGGTGGGCGCCTACATGTGCTGCTACTCGGCGGGCAGTGGCCTGGGCGCCGTGGCGGCTACCCAGGCGTATGCTCACGGTGGGTGGTTGGCCGTGTGCCTGCTGGGCGCAGGAATCAGCGCCGTGGCCTGGTGTGTCTGGTGGCTGAACCGGGCCACGGGTACAGTAGCGCCCAACCCCTCGTTCAAGGAATGA
- a CDS encoding winged helix-turn-helix transcriptional regulator encodes MARQPALEHSECPVARTLEAIGERWTLLIIRDAFDGLRRFSEFQKSLGLAKNILAARLKVLTELQLLALQPAADGSAYKEYVLTARGRSVFPLIVCMRQWGEQHLFEAGEAHSVLLDDAGGQPVAAMEVRSVDGRVLGPESCHRTRVIRPSRQAS; translated from the coding sequence ATGGCCAGACAACCTGCCCTTGAGCACAGCGAATGCCCCGTCGCCCGTACCTTGGAAGCCATCGGCGAACGTTGGACACTGCTGATCATCCGCGACGCGTTCGACGGGCTGCGGCGCTTCAGTGAGTTCCAGAAAAGCCTGGGGCTGGCGAAGAACATCCTGGCGGCGCGCCTCAAGGTGTTGACCGAACTGCAACTACTGGCGCTGCAACCGGCGGCCGATGGCAGTGCCTACAAGGAATACGTGCTGACGGCGCGCGGGCGCTCGGTGTTCCCGTTGATCGTGTGCATGCGGCAATGGGGGGAACAACACCTGTTCGAGGCCGGTGAAGCCCACTCGGTGTTGCTGGATGATGCCGGTGGCCAGCCGGTGGCGGCGATGGAAGTACGGTCGGTGGATGGCCGGGTGCTGGGCCCGGAGTCGTGCCATCGCACGCGCGTTATTCGCCCCAGCCGTCAGGCCTCATGA
- a CDS encoding LysR family transcriptional regulator, which produces MDINGRSGEMTVFALVAQHGSLSAAARVLGLTPSSVSRIIARTEQRIGTRLLVRTTRAIRFTAEGEAYLRGARRILADMAEIEDAITDQGVPRGRLRVSASLAHGRLVIVPLVAAFSARYPAILVDLALGDEVVDILGGQADVGIRFGELPDSPLSARRIGETGQVVVASPDYLARHGTPAAPEDLLNHNCLRFNFRRAAPDWPFRREGHDMAIKVTGSIEGNNGETLAQLARLGAGIARIGAFSVQEDLQSGRLVSLLEGYNPGDREPIHVVFVGGAAMPARVRAFVDFLVENLREPPGLS; this is translated from the coding sequence ATGGACATCAACGGACGATCGGGTGAAATGACCGTGTTCGCCCTGGTGGCGCAGCACGGCAGTCTGTCAGCGGCGGCCCGGGTTCTGGGCCTGACCCCTTCGTCGGTCAGCCGCATCATCGCCCGCACTGAACAGCGCATTGGCACCCGCCTGCTGGTACGCACCACCCGCGCCATTCGCTTCACCGCCGAGGGCGAGGCGTACTTGCGCGGGGCGCGGCGCATCCTCGCCGACATGGCCGAGATCGAAGACGCCATCACCGACCAGGGCGTGCCCCGTGGCCGCTTGCGCGTCAGTGCCTCGCTGGCCCACGGCCGGCTGGTCATCGTGCCGTTGGTGGCGGCGTTCAGCGCGCGTTACCCGGCCATCCTGGTCGATCTGGCGCTGGGCGATGAAGTGGTCGATATTCTCGGCGGCCAGGCCGACGTAGGCATTCGCTTCGGTGAACTGCCCGACAGCCCGTTGTCGGCCCGGCGCATCGGCGAGACCGGGCAGGTGGTGGTCGCGTCCCCCGACTACCTGGCACGCCATGGCACGCCCGCAGCCCCCGAAGACCTGCTGAACCACAATTGCCTGCGCTTCAACTTCCGCCGCGCCGCGCCGGATTGGCCGTTTCGCCGCGAGGGGCACGACATGGCCATCAAGGTCACGGGCAGTATCGAAGGCAACAACGGTGAAACCCTGGCCCAACTCGCCCGGCTGGGCGCCGGTATCGCCCGCATCGGCGCGTTCAGCGTGCAGGAAGACCTGCAAAGCGGGCGCCTGGTGTCATTGCTCGAAGGCTACAACCCCGGGGACCGCGAGCCGATTCACGTGGTGTTCGTCGGCGGCGCGGCGATGCCGGCACGGGTGCGGGCGTTCGTGGATTTCCTCGTGGAAAACCTTCGTGAGCCGCCTGGCCTGTCATGA
- a CDS encoding MFS transporter produces MRINPPLIALAAGAFGIGVTEFAPMGMLPGIAADLGVSIPTAGLLVSAYALGVLIGAPIMTLTTARVPRRYLLIGLMAIFTLGNLLSALATDYQTLLFARVVTSLNHGAFFGIGSIVAASVVPPDKRAGAVAAMFMGLTVATIGGVPLATWFGETFGWRTAFWGIAGLGAVAMASLWLALPDIPAEKSDGLLAEIKVLGRGPVLSALALTVVGSSAMFTVFTYIAPILRDATHASTNFITGMLVLFGIGLTLGNIWGGKAADRSVDRTLILSLTVLIVVLAAFTVLMRWPLPAAMAILVWGAASFALVPPLQMRVMEAAKDAPNLASAVNIGAFNLGNAIGAALGGAVINAGLGYPAIAVAGAMMGVLGLVMVLALRVRPTAHLAVAE; encoded by the coding sequence ATGCGTATCAACCCACCCCTCATAGCCCTCGCTGCCGGCGCCTTTGGCATTGGCGTCACCGAGTTCGCGCCCATGGGCATGCTGCCCGGCATCGCCGCCGACCTCGGCGTATCGATCCCCACCGCCGGCTTGCTGGTCAGCGCCTACGCCCTGGGCGTGCTGATCGGTGCGCCGATCATGACCCTGACCACCGCGCGGGTGCCGCGCCGCTACTTGCTGATCGGCCTGATGGCCATCTTCACCCTGGGCAACCTGCTGTCTGCCCTGGCCACCGATTACCAGACCCTGCTGTTCGCTCGGGTCGTGACTTCGTTGAACCACGGCGCCTTCTTCGGCATCGGTTCGATCGTGGCGGCCAGCGTGGTACCGCCGGACAAGCGCGCCGGCGCCGTGGCCGCGATGTTCATGGGGCTGACGGTGGCGACCATTGGTGGCGTGCCATTGGCCACCTGGTTTGGCGAAACATTCGGCTGGCGTACCGCGTTCTGGGGCATCGCCGGTCTGGGCGCGGTGGCCATGGCCTCGCTGTGGCTGGCATTGCCTGACATTCCCGCGGAAAAAAGCGATGGCCTGCTGGCGGAAATCAAGGTGCTTGGCCGTGGCCCGGTATTGTCGGCGCTGGCACTGACCGTGGTGGGCTCAAGCGCGATGTTCACCGTATTCACGTACATCGCGCCGATCCTGCGCGACGCCACCCATGCGTCCACCAATTTCATCACCGGCATGCTGGTGCTGTTCGGTATCGGCCTGACCCTGGGCAATATCTGGGGCGGCAAGGCGGCGGACCGCTCCGTGGACCGCACCCTGATCCTCTCGCTGACGGTACTGATCGTGGTGCTGGCGGCGTTCACCGTGCTGATGCGTTGGCCCCTCCCAGCGGCCATGGCGATCCTGGTGTGGGGCGCGGCCAGTTTCGCCCTGGTGCCGCCGCTGCAGATGCGCGTGATGGAAGCGGCCAAGGACGCCCCCAACCTGGCCTCGGCGGTGAACATCGGCGCCTTCAACCTGGGCAACGCCATCGGCGCAGCACTGGGTGGCGCGGTGATCAACGCCGGGCTGGGCTACCCAGCCATCGCCGTGGCAGGCGCGATGATGGGCGTGCTGGGCCTGGTCATGGTGCTGGCGCTACGCGTGCGCCCCACCGCTCACCTGGCAGTGGCCGAGTAA
- a CDS encoding YciI family protein: MRVMVLVKATEASEKGDLPSSELLEAMGKFNEELVAAGILRAADGLKPSSQGKRIAFDGPARSVVDGPFAATRELVAGFWLWEVEDMDEAIAWVKRCPNPMPGPSEIEIRPLYESADFE, encoded by the coding sequence ATGCGCGTCATGGTGCTGGTGAAAGCCACTGAAGCAAGTGAGAAAGGCGATTTGCCCTCCAGCGAATTGCTGGAGGCCATGGGCAAATTCAACGAGGAGTTGGTCGCAGCGGGTATTTTGCGGGCTGCCGATGGGCTGAAGCCGTCCTCGCAGGGCAAGCGGATCGCCTTCGATGGCCCTGCACGTTCGGTGGTCGACGGGCCCTTCGCCGCCACTCGCGAGCTGGTCGCGGGGTTCTGGCTGTGGGAAGTTGAAGACATGGACGAGGCCATCGCCTGGGTCAAGCGCTGCCCCAATCCGATGCCCGGGCCCAGCGAGATCGAAATCCGCCCGCTCTACGAGAGTGCGGATTTCGAGTAA